The DNA window TTGAAAGCCCTGAACACATTAGTAAGACTTTGACCCGAGCTAATTATGCAGCATTTTAATGCTGCACAGAGCAAAATTTAATAAATTGCTCAAAGACTgaaattgtatgtgaatgctgaGAGACACTGTTACTAATACTGCATTcatgttgaaaacaatacatcACAGGATACCAAAGCAGTCCCTAAATGTTAGGAAAATGTCTTCTATAGGCAGGGAGCTACAGGGGATATGACCACCAAAGCGACAGGACATTTGTGGTAGTGCCAGGTAGTATCATACCAAGAACGCTAGAGCAAGAGCTTTGATAAGTTGTATTATAATTGCTGTTGGTCAGATTGTTTGTATTTTTCTAAATTGTTTCCacaaattaaaaatgtatccaCATAAACATACATTATGTAGTTTCCGTCTCTAAATAGTTGTGTTTACTTCTCTGATCTGCTCTCAGTATCGCGTGTGGCAAAGCAATTGCAAAGACACTAAGCTAAACAGGACAATTACGGTCAAAGTGTAAACATTTGTTGTGTAGGGTGGAGTTGCACAAACTGCTGTCTGCTGATTGGTTTACGAATAACGTGACAGAATGGAACAGTGGATGTCTTGTTGCATCGATGTCTGGTATCAACAACCTGTGCAAACACACAATCAGGTTTACCAATTCGAACGTAACGTGGAATATTTTAATAGATCAcatgtctgattttttttttctaaaattgagCTTTGGCCTATTTTCTATGGTTTCAAAAATAATACTAGAAAGTACACTTTTTTCATGCATAGAGCTAATGTCTCTCAGCATCCTTACAAAAACCACCTCCTAAAAATATTATCAAATAGTTGCAACAATATAAACATCTGTGGCTCACTTAAGATTTGAGATGTTctgagaaacaacattttttgtGGCCATGATATAAAAATAGATTTGTCAAATCCAGTGTAATTTAAAAGGACTACAGGAAAGGTTAGGTCACATTTTGGAGTTGGTTCATCGTGAGCGTCATGAACGATACCTCGATCGGAATGGTTAGCATGTCGAGCTACTGTCAGCCTCTGACTttcacaaacatgcacacacacgagAGCTACCACAGGTGAGATGATGATGGCCGTTCCAATATTTGAGAATGGAAAGGTAGGAGGACAGTGGTTAATTTTCAGAAGGTAAATGAGGAGGAGCCTAAACATCATCGCACAGGATCTGCTCCAACACAGTCAGCAGACGCTTGAGGCCGTAAATGTAGCCATGATCGTGGCTCTCGCTGGGGAAAACGTGGGCAAAGTCAATCATCTTGACTTCCACGTCCGCATCCCTTCTGCTCAATGCTGCCGCGTCATCTCCTCCTTGTCCTCGCACTATGTCCTCCTCTTTCCTGCTGTTGTTCTCCCTCTCTTTGTCCTCTGCCTTCCCTTCCAGTTGGGATTTGTTTCCATTTCCGTTTGGTGGTTGTTGGGACAACCAGGTAGAGTTGTCTTGCTCACGGTCCTTTGGCAGTTTCTCTCCAGAAATGGGTTGGTGTGTTGTTGTCCCCAAAGTGCAAGCATCTCCACCTTTGCCATTAATTTTGCTCTTAGCACAAATATGGAGGCCACCTTTCCTATGATTGGTATAAACAGAGTCTAGGCTGCAATCACAGGGCACTGCAACCTGAAAGTTGTTGTTGTACTCTGTCATCTCTTCTTTCTTGCCTCCTATTTCCAGCATTCCTTCTTCCTCCCCATCCCAACTCCTGCTGCCCGCAATTGGGCTGATTGTGGGTGTGCTGAAAAAGGAGGAAAAGGCGCTTGAGGTGAAAGACGAGGGGAGACCCTCGTAGACGAAGAGAAGAGAGCTGGCGTAGAAGGCCAACTGACGCTGAGACTCAAACCAGCCGAGGATAGTTTTCACTCTGCGGATGCTGGCTGCCACGGCATCCTTCCTGACACAAACGCCGTTGTGGAAGAATTTAGCCAGGCCTGGACGAGAGAAAAACACAATTCCTTTTTCACACAGTAGCAAAATGCGAGTCTACATATCATGGGCCCCGTTTACATTGCAGactaaatctgattttttttgcctTCAAGTGACACCTATCCAATCGGaatgctccaaagtgcttcaaatctctTTCGCATCAGATTATAGCCACATCTAGACGTAGTCCGAATCCGATTGGAGTCGAAACTTTTCAAATGTGACGTCAGTCGAAACCAGGAGTGTTTTGACTGACGTTAAACAGATTTAATTAAGCCCGCaaaatgagtttgccaagtataaaaattagctccATTTTATTGAATGAAATggaaagacttaagtcaacatgaccatcatctATGTAGAAGTTATTTTGGTTCAGCGTTCGCAATTGGTTGACAGCGTGATGTGCATCCTGAATTccattgtaaaatgtttgtttgtacatatgtttgttctattttattttatacctAAATCTACCATGATCCCATTGTTAAAGCGGAACTGCACTTttagggggaattttgcctatcgttcacaatcactatgagagacatgatgatggatgttattttgtttttatgcattctaaatattaaatatatttgatcaaaagtctgcttacaatggagcctatggaagTTGCTCTATTCTGCCAATAAAGCTCTTCAAAAAAACATCCCAACAACTCCATTAAGGttttgtatacatgatgtaagtaaatatgtaatgtaataatggccgcatttataataacatttaatatttctgtattttgatcattttaaacacacgcagcgcattaatttaaaaaatgcatcactttttttttttacttcatcacTGTTTATTACTaactgcagactttgtgagagccaacaaacataataaaacatcacttactgtgcaatgtctgctgttaATGGGATGCCGACTGCTTGGATGTTCATAAATTCCCATTTTGATGAACAAGGtatcataatcctcgcaaagaaacggGGTCGGTGGGGATAAGCGCTTTTTGTGTTGTTCTCACCAGTTCCAGGTCCGACACGGCAGTCAAAGTGTCACAATTTGTCGGAATAAATTCTCAGCCACCTATTTTCCAGGTGAGGGGCATGATacatgatctagaataaacttacatGTACCAaagaagcagcagaccactcgataatTTAAACATAGGGACAAACGGAAGTGATTATGTcaccactataaatagtttgtctacgttaccgcttataataacaatatcactaatacttggttaatattcaagtcacgaaatgtaaattgagcattGTTAGCGCTTTTTGCATGTTTTTTATCAGATTTTATGGCCGGAATAGTGGGGCtaccattggctctgctgtaagcagacttttatttacgtttattcaatatttagaaggaaaaaaaatcatccatccgtcgtcatgtctttcatattgactgtgaatgataggcagaaatcctaaaaaagtgcagttctcccttaggtttgtagttatgttaccaTGATTTCAGCTATGGTGTTATTTTGACAATTGATTTGTTTacattataattgtaatatttgtattAAGATAAATTAATGTGGTGTGGCAGTTGCGGATTTCACCAAATTGGTGGTTTGAGGAAACACTATTgcttttccaaatatttttttatggtgaACTGGCAACATTagaatgctaaacaggaagtgcttaaagtttaatggctttgtaaataCCATGAGACAAAGTTTaagtcattgtgttcttcatggtgatTTTCAAACTGCACACAATTTTTCCACAGAATTTTCAACTTAAAGTATTTTGCCAAAATGATTATTCATCATGTGTACATCAACATTttgagaatgtgcttgttctgtttttggccaaagtaaaacaaggaaaacaatctgaagttgtttttatttttaagttttaatgACATGATTTTAGCAGTCCGGCCTGTTTGGGAATAGATTTTGCTCCGTGGGGCCCCtgaactaaaatgagtttgacacccctggtccaaACCGAAATGCTATCTATGTGCATGCAACCTGATTGCGACTTTACCTCATTTGTGTGCACTGGGAAAGACGCAGCCCGCCAACGGAAGAGGATATGTCATCGCAACATCCGGTTTCAGGTGTATTTTTTTGGCAGACAAATTTTCGGCACACTATTAGTTAACAGTGTGTAAATAATAGgctatgggttatacttgtagagtgcttttctaccttaaaaGTACTCaaagacactatttccacattcacccattcacaaacactttcacacactaatggcgggaCCTGCCATAcaagccctaaccacgacccatcaggagcagggatgaagtgtcttgcccaaagactaggggtgtaacggtacacaaaaatttcggttcggtacgtacctcggttcagaggttacggttcggttcattttcggtacagtaagaaaacaacaaaatataattttttggattatttatttaacaaatttgctaaaatttccaccaaaaatatttttcttagtggaatatttgatgtaaagtaatcagaaacttggataggtcaataattcataataacattgattttgattcaatattatgttttgagcaatgacagtttgaaagaaaagaaaaacagctttgttttattagtcaacgttgcaactttttctaaattacatttagcctttaagattttttatttcacttttgtttatgtttttgtttattttaatagtattttagaatgtgccttgggcctttaaaacattagctgtgggccgcaaatggactccggggcacacttttgacacccctgttatagataataaaaaatgtaatctgataaatctatggataaaaagctgagcctggcgacacatgcgcatttatcataactctctcgctctctctgtctctgcgccaccctcacgaatgctgctgcgtgcagcacttttttaattttgtttttaaccctttcttaaccctgaacgtacattgaaaatacacgcaaccctaacttaaaatgccggacattcgaggcatttaagaaactccacctggacagctctgcaaagaggacatatcccatgaaaagaggaggtgtggtcagtctattatagcccagtcgttgctagcatgccgtgtgttgttgtttttgattgattgaaacttttattagtagattgcaaagtacagtacatattccgtattattgaccactaaatggtaacaccccaacaagtttttcaacttgtttaagtcggggtccacgtaaatcaattcatgatgcctcggtgtgcatcgtttacacaacgtgcgcggtgcgctacttatatgtccgtgtcgttcggtacacctccgaaccaaaacccccgtaccgaaccgattcaatacaaatacacgtaccgttacactcctaccaAAGACAAAacggatggcggaagccggggaAGGACACAACTACCAACCAAGCCTCACCATGccatatgtaatatataatatgtgtattaaTATCAGTGATcccattgagaaaaaaaaaatagaggaatTGAAGAATATCAGCCATGGTTAAAGGTGTCTCTTTTGGGGTTGAAGAGATTTGACCATTTTTAATATGCTTCGGAAGGCATTCCTTACATAGATATTCTGTAAAAATGCGAAAAAacttaatatttttatatattggaTGATATGGACTGAAAACTGCACCTCTTTTCTCCATGAATGTACCACAGCATCAAAAGTTGATTGTTTTTGTTGAGAAAATATCTTCACCATATCAATACAAGCCATTCCAAAATGTAAAACATCCATAGTTTATTTAATTCGTTCAATATCTCATATCATGAGATATGATGGCTATATTTGATAACAAACATTGTAATTGTAAAAAGTATTATATTTTGTGGGACTACTGAATGACTTGGTAAAGTTATGGATGTAAGATTGCATTCATGATGTCTGCTACAAGTTTGTGTTTCTTCAGTTATAACATTAAGTTTATTACATGTAATCTTAAAAAATGCATTAATATACTGTAATGGCATAGGATGACTGTGCACAAGTCAGCCTTACATTTGTACAGTATTTACGAAACTAGCTAGCACTGTATATCTATCTGACAGGCACACTTCCTCATTATCTTTGCAGCCCGCCGCTGCCTTCTGCAGCCAACACTGGGCAATTACAGTTCACTACAAAATATTCTCATCACTGCAATACTTTTCCCCCAATCTACTGACTACTTTCCTCCTCTTTACCACCTCACTAGTTAAACTATACTAT is part of the Nerophis ophidion isolate RoL-2023_Sa linkage group LG08, RoL_Noph_v1.0, whole genome shotgun sequence genome and encodes:
- the ipmkb gene encoding inositol polyphosphate multikinase, with protein sequence MSASHHRRIMMKSTLALGRLELTSSTVPAGVNISPCISPGLSAKEKSGQRPKEPQGPAHLDGCVPLSHQVAGHKYGVDKVGILQHPDGTVLKQLQPPPRGPREMQFYSMVYAEDCCDPFLLQLQNHLPKYYGTWSSPDAPNDLYMKLEDVTRHFVKPCIMDVKLGQRSYDPFASQEKREQQIKKYPLMEEIGFLVLGMRVYKLCDDTFDTFDQHYGRGLLKDTIKDGLAKFFHNGVCVRKDAVAASIRRVKTILGWFESQRQLAFYASSLLFVYEGLPSSFTSSAFSSFFSTPTISPIAGSRSWDGEEEGMLEIGGKKEEMTEYNNNFQVAVPCDCSLDSVYTNHRKGGLHICAKSKINGKGGDACTLGTTTHQPISGEKLPKDREQDNSTWLSQQPPNGNGNKSQLEGKAEDKERENNSRKEEDIVRGQGGDDAAALSRRDADVEVKMIDFAHVFPSESHDHGYIYGLKRLLTVLEQILCDDV